The Lepus europaeus isolate LE1 unplaced genomic scaffold, mLepTim1.pri SCAFFOLD_105, whole genome shotgun sequence DNA segment GCTCTGCCAGGTGACGGCGGCACACTTCGGGGTGCTGGGGGTCCGGGTACAACCCGGGTGCTCTCACCGAAGGTCGGGGCTCAGCCACCAGGGCCCCGCAGGTTTGCGTTGACTTTTATTAAATGCGTACAAAACGGATACAAAAGCCGCGCGGTAAAGTGCTCGGTCCCCGCGGTGCCGGGCGTCCGCCCCTCGGCCGCCCCTCGGCCCGGTTCCGCGGGCCCCCGCCGGCCAGGCCCCGCCAACGCTCAGGTACCGACAACGGGGACGCCGAGTCAGCCCAGTTctcttggttttgcttttttgttgttgtttttttttaaaaaaaaaaactaaacacgaCGGCCGACCCGGACCCCGACTCGGCTGGGCCCGCGGACGCGCAGCGGGGGGTGGAAGCTCGGATTGCATAGTTTTCACCGCGGTCCGCGGCCGGCTGCCCCGGCTGGGGGGGCCCCCCCCCGCACTCCCGGGGCGGCCGAGGCCGATTTTCCTGAAGGTGGACAGCGCGGACGCTGCCCGTGGGGCCCGGGCCGGACGTGGCCGCGGTCAGACGGAGCCCTGAGAAGGGGCACTGCGGGCCCCCGTGTCGCTGACAGGCGGCTGTCCACCCCCCCTCCGCCGCGGGCCGGccccgggcggggggggggggtccccaagGTCAGCTGCAGTttaaggtcaaggtcaaggtcagggGCCTCGGAGGAAGCCTGGATTGTCAACTCTCCCCGGGACCAGGCGGGCCGGGGGCAGAGGGCGGGCAGCGGGGcgggccaggccccaggggccaCTGTCCGTCCACCTGGGGGAGGGCGGGCCGGGGGCTGAGGGCGGGCAGCGGGGcgggccaggccccaggggccaCTGTCCGTccacctgggggaggggcggccggggGTCCGGGCTTCACAGTAGGCGCCCTCGCTCTCGCCGGCGGCGGCGTGGCTTTGACACCGTTGAAAGGGGGAAAAACGTTGGGGTGCGAGGCGGGGAGAAACGGAAAAAAGGGGAAAACCCAACAGCAaacacctatacacacacacagccgggcCGCAGCCCGCTCAGCCGCGCTCGCCCACcagcaccacggcgccggccgccggGCTGGCGCGCTGCCGCCGCTGGGCCAGCTGGGACTCGGAGGGCGGCGACAGCGGCAGGCAGCGTGAGGTAGCTCGGATGACCACGGGCGGGGCCGCCTCGGCCGCGTCCTCGCGCTGGGCCAGCTGCCGGTTCACGGCCATGGCCTCGGCCGCGAACGACGTGAGGTCTTTGGCACAGCTGTtcctgcgggggcggggcaggcgctCAGGGAGGGTCCggcggaggccccgcccccgccccaggccccgccccctcccagagcGGCTCTCACCTCTGCAGGACCATGGGCGTGGGCAGGGTGTTCTCGGGGGCGCACTGCAAGGAGACGACGGGAGGGGCTCGACAGCGGGCCGCGGGGTCACCTGGGGTCCCAGGGCCAGGCctagcccccgccccgcccccacctgccccccccagggccaggctgagacctgcCCCGCCCATACCTGCCcccccccagggccaggcctagcccccgccccgccccacctgcGCCCCATCTCCAGGCCAGGTTGCGACAGCGGCTGCAGgacacacagcccccaccccgccccgccccgccccgcgggcCCGGGTCCTCACCCCCTGCACCCAGGGGTGCTGCAGGACCTGCGCGGCGCTCAGCCGCTGCTTGGCGTCCCGCACCAGCAGCTTGGAGATGAGGTCTTTGGCGGCGAGGGAGATGTGCGCCCAGTCCTTGTCGGGGAACTCGTACTTGCCCTGCTGGATGCTCTCGAACAGCATGTTCTGGGGGCGCAGAGGGCTGGGCTGAGTggccgggcgggcggggggcgcgaGTCGgatccctgccccgcccccagccctgcacagcgcactccgcccccgccccgcccccgcgcacctggcaggcagggcaggctgcACAGGAGgaaccctgccccgcccccagcacaccGGCACGAacactgccccgcccccgccccgcccactccgcccgccccgcccccagccccgcccccgcgcacCTGGCAGGCCGGGCAGGCCTCGCCGCGGTCCCAGCCGCAGTCGCTGCCGCAGCGGCCCACGAAGGGCGGGTAGCCGCTGAGCAGGATGTAGAGGATGACGCCCAGGCTCCACAGGTCACAGCGCTTGTCATAGATGCTGGCTTCCTCGCTGAACGCCTCCACCACCTCCGGGGCCATGTACTCTGCAGAGCCGCACTGCGCAAGCGCGGGCGGGCGGGGTCAGTGGCTTCCGTGCCGCCCCGCCAACCAGAGTTGGAAGCCGGCAGCGCCCCGCCTCGTCAGCAGGTGCCACggacctgccccgccccgccccgccccctctgctCCGCCCGACCAATCAGCAGCTGCTGTTGCAAGCCCGCTCGGCCCCGCCCAATCGGCAGGTGCTGCCCGTGGTCCCGCCCCTCCCCGCGCCTGACCGCTCAGCGTCTGGGGCTgcagcccgccccgccccgcctcgccCCGCCCAGCCAATCAGCCGCTGTTGCTAAGCAGAAGCCCCAGCTCCGAGGCCAGAGCGGCAGGACCGCGGCACCTGAGGGTTGCGCAACCACAGGTCCCCTTggccccggagcccccgccccGCGGGCCCTCACCGGGGTGAGCAGCTCCGGGGTGGAGATGGGCGAGCAGTCCCCGTTCAGTTTGATGCCGCTGCCCAGGTCGAAGTCGCAGATCTTCACGGGGGACACCTGGCGGGCGGGCAGGGGGGGCGGTGAGCGGCCCGGGGGGCCCCGCGGCCCGCGCTGCCCACCTGCCCTGCGGCCGGCTCACCTGGTCGGGGTGCTCACACAGGATGTTCTCGGGCTTCAGGTCCCTGTGGGCGATGCCTGGGGgcgggcagagggcagggtcaGGGGTGCAGCGGTGACACCCggtgggcagggcggggccgggacAGCCGAGCGCGCACCTTTGTTATGCAGGAAGTCCAGGGCGCTGGCCACGTCCTGCACCACCACGCTGGCCTCCAGCTCGTTGAAGTGCCGCCGCTGGTGGATGTGGTTCAGGATAGAGCCTGTGGGACATGGCGGTCAGCGCCCCGCGCCCGCctccgccccgcccggcccggcccagcccggccgGCCCCGCCTACCGCCCCTCATCTTCTCAAACACCAGGTAGAAGCGGTCCTCTTCCTCGAAGAACTCGATCAGCTCCAGAACATTCCTGGGGGAGGAGTTGAGGCCCCTGAGGCCCTGGGCCCCACTGTGCCGCCTGGGGGCGCCTACCTGTGTCCCCGGGGGGGAGGCgcccccctgtgtccctggggggcTGGGGCAAGCACCCTACCTGTGTCCCTGGGGGGGAGGCGCaccccctgtatccctggaggggAGGCGCCCACTACCTGTGTCCCTGGGGGGGAGGTGCCCCCTacctgtgtccctggggggctggggcaagcaccctgtgtccctggggggcTGGGGCAAGCACCCTACCTGTATCCCTGGGGGGGGGCGCCCCCTACCTGTGTCCCTGGGGGGGAGGCGCCCCCTacctgtgtccctggggggctggggcaagcaccctgtgtccctgggggtgAGGCGCCCCCTACCTGTGTCCCTGGCACTGGTACAGCATCTCCACCTCCCGGAAGACCCGGCTCCGGATGTGGCCCGGCTGCTTCTCAATGATCTGCATGGGCAGGGGACACTGGTCAGCGGGGGGACACTGGCGGCCCTGGGGGGACAGTGGCGGTCAGCGGGGGGCAGTGGCGGTCAGCGGGGCACTGGCAGTCAGCGGGGGGCAGTGGCGGTCAGCGGGCTGCCCGGGGCCCAGCCGGAGACTCAGCGCAACCTTTGCCCTCCATTCGGCAGTGCGGTCGAGGGGGCGCGAGGCTTGCTGGAGGCCAGAACTGCGGCGTCGGCAGGAGCGCCCACCCCTCCACAGGTCCAGAGGCTTctgtgccaccccccccccccccgcagtcaGGTGGCTCAGCCGGGAGCAGCCACGGCTCTGCCCCACGTGACCCAGGAACCGGAGGCCTCGTGGCACCTGGCGGCCAGCCCGGCCGCTCGCTCTGGCCCTGCGGCTgctgcccccgccctgccccctggCTCTGTGCCAGCCCGGGCAGCCGCCGTCCCCCACCCCTGGGGGCTGACCCTGAGAGCTGCCTGGCCACCCCGGGAAGCCAGCCTTGGTCTCCGTGGCCCCGTCCCGCCCCGGGCCACAGCGCCGGGCAGGcgcctgctgactcccaggccgCGCTGGGGTTggcttcccaggctgcacattccAGCCcgtcctggctgggctgggcggccACTCGTGCCCAGGGCACCCTGCCCGGCGCTCTGTTCTGTTCCGTGACAAACACACCTGTGCCAGGAAGGGCAGAGGCGGCCTCGGCCGTGAGCCAGGCCCACAGGGCTCCCCGGAGCCcagccagcccctggggacacagcagggtcCCTCCCCGCTGGTGGGAGTCTTCTGGGGTCCCAGCTGGGGTCTGAGCCCCCAAGCCGCACCAGCCTCGGTGCCACCTCCCAAGAGgcggccaggagcttccaggagcCCCAGTTACCCTACCCGTGCCACACGGACAGAGCAAGGCCACTGGTCAGGAGGACGCtggccccacacccacccctgcgcAGGGCCGGGACCACGCCTTCCtacccggggcgggggggggggggcctgccgAGGCCACGCCCGGCCTCGTGCCAGGGAGCACctggtgctgcttcccagggagcctgggagccgGCCGTGGCCGCGTGGGGGAGTGCAGGAGGTCTCAGTCACGGGGCGGGCCAGGGTCTGGGTGGGCAGGAGTGAGCCCAGGCTGGGTCTGCTGCCCGTGATGTCCCCTCTGCCGGGCTCACCCTGGGGCCAGCCGGCCTGCGTGGCCTCCGAcccaagccccagctctggcaggcccagccctggccgcctgggcaggggtgggaggggccccagCCCTCACCTTGACCGCGTACTCCTGGTTGGTGATGAGGTTGACGCAAGTCTGCACGCGGGCATGGGCGCCTTCCCCCAGCACATCCTCCTGCAGCTGGTAGACATCTGGGGCAGCGGGCGCCGTGAGGGCCTGGGCCCCCAGTGCACACccggcacacgcacacacaccccgtgcacacacacagagcgcacACAccctgtgcactcacacacacccagcatGTCCTTCTGCAGCTGGTAGACATCTGGGGGCAGCGGGCGCCGTGAGGGCCTGGGCCCCCAGTGCACACCCAGCACACGCGCACacaccctgtgcacacacaccctgtgcacacacaccccctgtgcacacacaccccatgcacactcacactcacactcccgGCACACatgcgaacacacacacacaccccctgcgcacactcacacacgcacccGCGCTCACCTTCGAACCTGCCCGAGAAGCTGTCGGTGGCGCGGCCCCGTTTCTTCTTCTTGCCCCTCTTCTTAGCATCCGGGATGTCGATGGGCTGGCTGGCGGGCATGTCTGTGCCGATGGCCGGGCCGGGGTCAGCAGGGCGCCCCCGGCCTCGACCCCCGCTCtcacccacccccgccccgccgctcACCGGGGCGGGCCTCGAG contains these protein-coding regions:
- the MKNK2 gene encoding MAP kinase-interacting serine/threonine-protein kinase 2; amino-acid sequence: MVHRKTADLQRFHRSFKAQDPLELALSLEQAHLGDTDHSPELEARPDMPASQPIDIPDAKKRGKKKKRGRATDSFSGRFEDVYQLQEDVLGEGAHARVQTCVNLITNQEYAVKIIEKQPGHIRSRVFREVEMLYQCQGHRNVLELIEFFEEEDRFYLVFEKMRGGSILNHIHQRRHFNELEASVVVQDVASALDFLHNKGIAHRDLKPENILCEHPDQVSPVKICDFDLGSGIKLNGDCSPISTPELLTPCGSAEYMAPEVVEAFSEEASIYDKRCDLWSLGVILYILLSGYPPFVGRCGSDCGWDRGEACPACQNMLFESIQQGKYEFPDKDWAHISLAAKDLISKLLVRDAKQRLSAAQVLQHPWVQGCAPENTLPTPMVLQRNSCAKDLTSFAAEAMAVNRQLAQREDAAEAAPPVVIRATSRCLPLSPPSESQLAQRRQRASPAAGAVVLVGERG